Proteins from a genomic interval of Desulfofustis limnaeus:
- a CDS encoding glycosyltransferase, protein MRANDSRLQQVQSDGSKESTGPGGIIRVAIIADGMPAGGTERQIVALLKGLRQSCRGIETLFGTLVKGGAREKEAMLWANEVLPIRQRHQFDISLAWSLVRFVKRYRIDIVHSFGSIADLSALVASRVTGVKFVNGSIRSARRKLTRRDWLSKLTMPFADAIVANSKAGLRAFGMDRKAKAQVIYNGIDFPPVAGVKKTDFPGPYICMVGNFSSKKDHKSLIEAFPFVLEKQQDYRLVLVGRGEREDCCRQLIDQLGIEDRVFIVNDCDEPAPWVKGASICVLLSPDGEGLSNVIMEYCALGKPVLASDLGGNAEIIEDGVSGILLRSHDPLTVSSALLALLSDEGKMKRIAGKARDVIKERFLLQRMIDDYCELYTHLIKKTGLS, encoded by the coding sequence ATGAGAGCGAATGATTCCAGACTGCAGCAGGTCCAATCTGACGGATCAAAAGAATCAACTGGTCCCGGCGGGATCATCAGGGTCGCGATCATAGCCGATGGGATGCCGGCAGGAGGAACCGAGCGACAGATCGTTGCTCTCCTGAAGGGATTGAGGCAGTCGTGCCGGGGTATCGAAACCCTTTTTGGCACCTTGGTGAAGGGTGGTGCCCGTGAAAAGGAAGCGATGCTCTGGGCGAACGAGGTCCTGCCGATACGGCAGCGGCATCAATTCGATATTTCCCTTGCGTGGTCTCTTGTCCGGTTTGTCAAACGTTATCGCATCGACATCGTTCATTCTTTTGGAAGCATCGCTGATCTTTCGGCACTTGTTGCTTCCAGGGTGACCGGAGTCAAGTTCGTCAACGGTTCGATCAGGTCGGCAAGAAGAAAGCTTACGAGACGCGACTGGCTCAGTAAGCTGACCATGCCCTTTGCCGACGCGATCGTGGCCAATTCCAAAGCCGGCCTACGGGCTTTCGGGATGGACCGGAAGGCAAAGGCACAGGTGATATACAATGGGATAGATTTTCCGCCGGTTGCCGGTGTGAAAAAGACAGATTTTCCTGGTCCGTATATCTGTATGGTTGGAAATTTCTCGTCAAAAAAGGACCATAAGTCGCTCATTGAAGCATTTCCCTTCGTGCTTGAAAAGCAACAGGACTACCGACTCGTGCTTGTTGGCAGAGGGGAGCGGGAAGATTGCTGCCGGCAGTTGATCGATCAACTAGGCATCGAGGATCGCGTCTTTATCGTCAACGATTGCGATGAACCGGCACCATGGGTAAAGGGGGCATCTATCTGCGTTCTCTTGAGCCCTGATGGGGAAGGGTTGTCCAACGTTATCATGGAATACTGTGCTCTCGGAAAGCCGGTTCTCGCCAGCGATCTTGGAGGGAATGCCGAAATAATCGAAGATGGGGTCTCGGGAATTCTGTTGCGATCGCATGACCCGCTTACGGTCAGTTCAGCTCTTTTGGCTCTTTTGAGCGACGAAGGGAAAATGAAGCGAATTGCAGGAAAGGCTAGAGACGTGATCAAAGAGCGCTTTCTCCTGCAAAGAATGATTGATGACTACTGTGAACTGTACACTCATTTGATAAAAAAAACAGGTTTGTCCTGA
- the galE gene encoding UDP-glucose 4-epimerase GalE — MKPTILVTGGAGYIGSHTCKALREADCLPVAYDNLIYGHKEAVQWGPLEWGDILDEARLEQIFQAYQPEAVIHFAAFAYVGESVTDPGKYYRNNVAGTINLLESMRRHGCRGIIFSSTCAVFGEPKMMPIDETAVQNPINPYGRSKLMVERILRDYDEAYGVRHIVLRYFNAAGAEPGGGIGEKHVPETHLIPLVIDAALGKRDKVEIFGTDYATADGTAIRDYIHVTDLADAHVKALKKLRRDDTSDHFNLGTGIGTSVRQIIQRVEAISRNTVPVRERQKRPGDPPELVADPCKALQYLDWRPRFSDLETIVETAFRWHESGEFRVT; from the coding sequence ATGAAACCCACCATTCTCGTTACCGGGGGGGCAGGTTATATCGGGAGTCATACCTGCAAGGCATTGCGGGAGGCTGACTGTTTGCCGGTTGCCTACGACAACTTGATATACGGTCACAAAGAGGCTGTTCAATGGGGCCCTCTGGAGTGGGGAGACATTCTCGACGAGGCCCGGCTTGAGCAGATATTCCAGGCCTACCAACCGGAGGCCGTTATCCATTTTGCCGCTTTTGCATACGTTGGTGAATCGGTGACCGATCCGGGAAAATATTATCGGAATAATGTGGCAGGGACGATCAATTTGCTGGAATCGATGCGCAGGCATGGGTGCCGTGGGATCATTTTTTCGAGCACGTGTGCGGTGTTTGGAGAACCAAAAATGATGCCGATTGATGAAACAGCGGTGCAAAATCCGATCAACCCATATGGGAGAAGCAAGCTGATGGTGGAGCGGATCCTCAGGGATTATGATGAAGCATATGGTGTCAGGCACATCGTTCTTCGCTATTTTAACGCTGCCGGTGCCGAGCCAGGAGGAGGTATCGGAGAGAAGCATGTGCCGGAAACCCACCTTATCCCTCTCGTTATTGATGCTGCTCTTGGCAAAAGGGATAAGGTTGAAATATTCGGAACAGATTACGCCACAGCGGATGGAACCGCTATCCGCGATTATATACATGTGACAGATCTTGCCGACGCTCATGTAAAAGCATTGAAGAAATTAAGGCGTGATGACACCAGCGATCATTTCAATCTTGGAACGGGCATCGGGACATCCGTCAGGCAGATTATCCAGAGAGTTGAAGCTATAAGCAGGAATACAGTACCTGTACGCGAAAGACAAAAACGGCCGGGAGATCCACCGGAGCTGGTTGCCGACCCCTGCAAGGCTCTGCAGTACCTCGATTGGCGGCCCCGCTTTTCAGATCTGGAGACGATTGTTGAAACGGCTTTTCGTTGGCATGAGAGTGGCGAGTTTCGGGTTACCTGA
- a CDS encoding acyltransferase family protein, which yields MKLFGWLFPWLGLSLIFHVLIDSIALSSVAKINLVVEPFQDDRLSVYYSLGVSAGRFDQDHSVRSLVLPQGVKSTVELFVNNRIGRKIRFDPMHGEGSIKIYSIRFLSHFGTPVVYDAEHIAAEFIPGKNTTLILQDESVLVQSNGPDPQLLLKRDLVFTNPVFSYILPFFLSFFCVILLKNLQVKNFPAIIDIANKKPSTNRNIDALDGLRGFAAILVLADHTGFKYFQGIGAIGVWLFFCLSGFLLSIPFVREPARILNPGYLQHYFVRRIKRIIPMYYTMLVIFYLMRGRFGDFFRQAIFIQGDGIFWSIPQEIFFYMILPFILLVNIHVFRGNKRLIFFFILALAVLLNQYLTAEHLYVYGNGRRLALQAGIFCTGVALSYFYHSPFVRFLEQRNHTILNSAGLVLLTTLLLSSDPILDAVFHLNINYTWEYNGLYGYLAASLLFFTIIKDDTILNKIMSLFPLRAIGIVGFSFYLLHPTVMDMVKFFSSEIVGLTISGLPLFFVGIMATYFFASITYTLIERPFLRG from the coding sequence ATGAAACTGTTTGGTTGGCTCTTTCCTTGGCTGGGATTGTCTCTGATTTTTCATGTTCTGATAGACAGCATCGCCTTATCTTCAGTCGCAAAAATCAACCTGGTGGTTGAACCCTTCCAGGACGACAGGCTCTCCGTCTACTATTCGTTAGGGGTATCGGCTGGGCGATTTGATCAAGACCATTCCGTAAGGTCGCTCGTGCTGCCTCAAGGCGTTAAAAGCACCGTCGAACTTTTCGTGAACAACAGAATCGGCAGAAAGATACGATTTGATCCGATGCATGGGGAAGGAAGCATTAAAATCTATTCGATCAGGTTCTTGAGTCATTTCGGCACGCCTGTTGTTTATGATGCCGAGCATATTGCTGCCGAGTTCATACCGGGGAAAAATACCACGCTTATCCTGCAGGATGAATCTGTCCTCGTCCAGTCGAATGGTCCTGACCCACAATTGCTGCTAAAACGCGACCTCGTTTTTACAAACCCGGTATTCAGCTATATCCTGCCATTTTTCCTCTCTTTTTTCTGCGTTATCCTCCTGAAAAACCTACAGGTTAAGAATTTTCCAGCCATCATAGATATTGCCAACAAGAAACCATCGACAAACAGAAACATCGATGCTCTTGACGGATTGCGCGGGTTTGCAGCCATACTCGTTCTTGCCGACCATACCGGATTCAAGTACTTCCAAGGCATTGGCGCAATCGGTGTCTGGCTCTTTTTCTGCTTAAGCGGATTTCTGCTCTCAATCCCCTTTGTCAGAGAGCCTGCGCGGATCCTGAACCCCGGTTACCTGCAACATTATTTTGTTAGAAGAATCAAGCGCATAATCCCCATGTACTACACCATGCTGGTGATTTTCTATTTGATGCGGGGACGATTCGGTGATTTTTTCCGGCAAGCGATATTTATACAAGGTGATGGCATTTTCTGGAGCATACCGCAGGAAATATTTTTCTATATGATTTTGCCGTTCATACTACTGGTCAATATCCATGTTTTTCGAGGCAACAAGCGGCTGATATTTTTTTTCATACTGGCACTCGCAGTTCTGCTGAATCAGTATCTGACAGCTGAACATCTGTATGTTTATGGAAATGGAAGAAGGTTGGCTCTACAGGCGGGGATTTTTTGTACCGGGGTGGCGTTGTCCTACTTCTATCACTCGCCGTTTGTTCGATTTCTGGAACAGAGAAATCACACTATTTTGAACAGTGCAGGTCTCGTGTTGTTGACCACCCTTCTGCTGTCGTCCGACCCGATCCTGGATGCCGTTTTTCATCTCAATATCAATTACACATGGGAATATAACGGGTTATACGGGTATCTCGCCGCCTCACTCCTGTTTTTCACCATTATCAAAGACGACACGATACTCAACAAAATCATGTCGCTATTCCCTTTGCGGGCCATCGGCATCGTTGGATTCAGTTTTTACCTTCTCCACCCGACCGTAATGGATATGGTCAAATTTTTCTCCAGTGAGATAGTGGGACTCACTATTAGCGGTCTACCACTTTTTTTCGTTGGCATTATGGCTACGTACTTTTTCGCCTCGATCACTTACACCCTCATCGAAAGACCATTCCTGAGGGGATAA
- a CDS encoding helix-turn-helix transcriptional regulator, with translation MSLLERIHFFHQELTRNRYPNARTLMREFEISQATARRDIAYLRDRLLAPLAYDQQKNGFYYEQESFSLPFLNNSRIALLLGMLNRFAEETGLKQLPEIKQLEQRLSALLDGDYQRLNDILHCEWIEVEHPDPQVFDTTLEAIVRQRRLELTYSTLKQEQTKRIVEPLKLINYQGRWYLAAWCTMREEIRTFHLARINNAAVGSRSERSASKSDYNLDQTFGIFKGPIRYRAEILFTGEAAELVKNQHWHREQEVISSTDGIIMRLPVSDDRELMMKVLQYGAQAKVLGPLELTNRVKTEIFKLYDSYRS, from the coding sequence ATGAGCCTGCTCGAGCGGATCCACTTCTTCCATCAGGAGCTGACCCGCAACCGCTATCCCAATGCCCGCACCCTGATGCGCGAGTTCGAGATCTCCCAGGCCACCGCCCGCCGCGACATCGCCTACCTGCGCGACCGATTACTCGCCCCGCTGGCCTACGACCAGCAAAAAAACGGCTTTTACTATGAACAGGAGTCGTTCAGTCTGCCGTTTCTCAACAACTCCCGGATCGCCTTGCTGCTTGGCATGCTCAACCGCTTCGCCGAGGAAACCGGACTCAAGCAACTCCCCGAAATCAAACAGCTCGAACAACGCCTCTCGGCGCTGCTCGACGGTGATTACCAGAGACTCAACGATATCCTCCACTGTGAGTGGATCGAAGTGGAACACCCGGACCCACAGGTCTTCGACACCACCCTTGAGGCCATCGTCAGGCAGCGCCGATTGGAACTGACTTACTCCACGCTGAAACAGGAGCAAACCAAGCGGATCGTGGAACCTCTAAAATTGATCAATTACCAAGGCCGCTGGTATCTGGCCGCTTGGTGCACTATGCGCGAAGAGATCAGGACCTTCCATCTGGCACGAATCAATAACGCGGCAGTAGGGTCTAGGTCAGAACGCTCAGCCAGCAAATCGGACTACAATCTGGACCAAACCTTCGGTATCTTCAAGGGGCCCATTCGATATCGGGCCGAAATCCTCTTCACCGGTGAGGCCGCTGAACTGGTTAAGAACCAACATTGGCATCGGGAACAAGAGGTAATATCCTCCACTGATGGCATCATTATGAGACTACCGGTGAGCGACGATAGGGAACTCATGATGAAGGTTTTGCAATATGGCGCCCAAGCCAAGGTTCTTGGTCCACTTGAATTAACAAACCGAGTTAAGACGGAAATCTTCAAACTCTATGACAGCTACCGAAGCTAG
- the rpoN gene encoding RNA polymerase factor sigma-54: MALELRQQLKLTQKLVMTPQLRQAIKLLQLNRLDLSTALQAEIEQNPALEIDLDGPPDTLPDDQPFGLTATAEPDQVPVPEPDVTPPISTADAMPEVNWEEYANTYETSFSFSREAPPEDAPSQFDFISEKPGLSAYLQWQLAHSELDEREWEIALFIVGNLNRYGFLETTLEEIMAQTECTFDEADYLLEVVQDLDPPGIAARNVSESLKLQLERLNMGDSLAAEIVTRHLGLLETKNYKMLARLTGRKKQEILDAINFITANLTPFPGLPYAEEATNYIVPDVYVEKIDGEYVIRLNDDDLPQLRISSYYQELLKATTPASKESRSYIADKVKSAEWFIRSIHQRQRTIYRVMESILRFQRDFFDNGPTQLKPLILRDVAEDIGMHESTISRVTSNKYAHTPQGIYELKYFFSTAIPREGGDALAAESIKTRIRQMIQEEDKAKPLSDSAIADRLSEKNIQLARRTVAKYREQMKIPPVKHRRHTS; this comes from the coding sequence ATGGCCCTGGAACTGAGACAGCAGCTGAAGCTGACGCAGAAACTGGTGATGACGCCGCAGTTGCGTCAGGCCATCAAGCTTCTGCAGCTCAACCGCCTGGATCTCTCCACCGCCCTGCAGGCGGAAATCGAACAAAACCCCGCCCTGGAAATCGACCTGGACGGCCCCCCCGACACACTGCCCGACGATCAGCCCTTCGGCCTCACCGCCACCGCCGAGCCGGACCAGGTGCCCGTACCGGAACCGGATGTCACCCCGCCGATCTCCACCGCCGATGCCATGCCGGAGGTCAATTGGGAAGAGTACGCCAACACCTACGAGACCAGCTTCTCCTTTTCCCGCGAGGCCCCGCCAGAAGACGCGCCGAGCCAGTTCGACTTCATCTCGGAAAAACCGGGGCTGTCCGCCTATCTGCAATGGCAGCTGGCCCACAGCGAACTCGACGAGCGGGAATGGGAAATCGCCCTGTTCATCGTCGGCAACCTCAACCGCTACGGGTTCCTGGAAACCACGCTCGAGGAGATCATGGCCCAGACCGAATGCACCTTCGACGAGGCCGACTACCTCCTCGAAGTGGTGCAGGATCTTGACCCGCCGGGCATCGCCGCACGAAACGTCAGCGAATCGCTGAAGCTCCAGCTGGAGCGGCTGAACATGGGCGACTCACTGGCCGCCGAGATCGTCACCAGGCACCTGGGCCTGCTGGAGACCAAGAACTACAAGATGCTGGCCCGCCTCACCGGCCGCAAGAAGCAGGAGATCCTCGACGCCATCAATTTCATCACCGCCAATCTCACCCCGTTTCCCGGCCTGCCCTACGCCGAGGAGGCAACCAATTACATCGTTCCCGACGTCTATGTGGAAAAGATCGACGGGGAGTATGTGATCCGGCTCAACGACGACGACCTGCCCCAGTTGAGGATCTCCAGTTATTACCAGGAACTGCTGAAAGCCACGACGCCGGCCAGCAAGGAGTCGAGGAGCTACATCGCCGACAAGGTCAAGAGCGCCGAGTGGTTCATCCGCTCCATCCACCAGCGGCAACGCACCATCTACCGGGTCATGGAATCGATCCTGCGCTTCCAGCGCGACTTCTTCGACAACGGGCCCACCCAGCTCAAGCCGCTCATCCTGCGCGACGTGGCCGAGGATATCGGCATGCACGAATCGACCATCAGCCGGGTGACGTCCAACAAGTACGCCCACACGCCGCAGGGTATCTACGAACTCAAATACTTCTTCTCCACCGCCATCCCCCGCGAGGGCGGCGACGCCCTGGCCGCCGAGTCGATCAAGACCCGCATCCGCCAGATGATCCAGGAAGAGGACAAGGCCAAGCCGCTTTCCGACAGCGCCATCGCCGACCGCCTCTCGGAAAAAAACATCCAACTCGCCCGCCGCACCGTGGCCAAGTACCGCGAACAGATGAAGATCCCACCGGTCAAGCACCGCCGGCACACCAGCTGA
- the lptB gene encoding LPS export ABC transporter ATP-binding protein — protein sequence MSLLETKNLVKRYGPRTVVDGVSLQVNTGAVVGLLGPNGAGKTTTFYSIAGFIKPNGGNILLDGEVITNLPIHKRALKGITYLAQEPSVFKKLTVEENIRIVLEPLGLTTNEINNRINDLLAELKIEYLRKNKGHALSGGERRRVEIMRALATRPRFILLDEPFAGIDPLAVGELQKIIRALKQRGLGVLISDHNVRETLQVCDFAYIVNNGSILTSGVAGDIIESEVARKMYLGENFTM from the coding sequence ATGTCGCTGCTGGAAACCAAGAATCTGGTCAAACGCTACGGTCCACGCACCGTGGTTGACGGCGTCAGCCTGCAGGTGAACACCGGGGCCGTGGTCGGCCTGCTCGGACCCAACGGCGCCGGCAAGACGACCACCTTCTATTCGATAGCCGGCTTCATCAAGCCCAACGGCGGCAACATCCTGCTCGACGGCGAGGTCATCACCAACCTGCCCATCCACAAACGGGCCTTGAAAGGCATCACCTACCTGGCCCAGGAACCGTCGGTCTTCAAGAAGCTGACCGTGGAGGAAAACATCCGCATCGTGCTCGAACCGCTCGGGCTGACCACCAACGAGATCAACAACCGGATCAACGACCTGCTGGCCGAGCTCAAGATCGAGTACCTGCGCAAGAACAAGGGGCACGCCCTGTCCGGCGGCGAACGGCGGCGGGTGGAGATCATGCGGGCGCTGGCCACCCGGCCGCGCTTCATCCTGCTCGATGAGCCCTTTGCCGGCATCGACCCGCTGGCCGTGGGTGAGCTGCAGAAGATCATCCGCGCCCTGAAACAACGGGGGCTCGGGGTTCTCATCTCCGATCACAACGTCCGCGAGACGCTGCAGGTATGCGATTTCGCCTATATCGTCAACAACGGTTCGATCCTGACCAGCGGCGTGGCCGGCGACATCATCGAAAGCGAAGTGGCCCGTAAGATGTATCTTGGCGAAAACTTCACCATGTAA
- the lptA gene encoding lipopolysaccharide transport periplasmic protein LptA, which translates to MKNIFIFLALLGALFFTFGVSLAVENPIYVEADQMSSTEVSNSVLFTGNVDAKQGDLRIRSDKMTVYYKEADPKEAKQGNTTQRIEKLVCVGNVEITREDWLGTSQQMTYLAGSRQVVLTGNAKAWQGQNMVSGEKIVYYMDEGRSEVVGGTKATAGGDKKKTEESGRVKMTIRQQ; encoded by the coding sequence ATGAAGAATATTTTCATCTTTCTCGCGCTCCTGGGCGCTCTCTTTTTCACTTTCGGAGTCTCACTGGCCGTGGAAAACCCGATCTATGTCGAGGCGGACCAGATGTCCTCCACCGAGGTGAGCAACAGCGTCCTGTTCACCGGCAACGTCGACGCCAAGCAGGGTGATCTGCGGATCCGCTCGGACAAGATGACCGTCTATTACAAGGAAGCCGACCCCAAAGAGGCAAAGCAGGGCAACACCACCCAGCGCATCGAGAAGCTGGTCTGCGTCGGCAATGTGGAGATCACCCGCGAGGATTGGCTGGGCACCTCGCAGCAGATGACCTACCTGGCCGGCTCACGCCAGGTGGTCCTGACCGGCAACGCCAAGGCGTGGCAGGGCCAGAACATGGTAAGCGGCGAGAAGATCGTCTATTACATGGATGAAGGTCGCTCCGAGGTGGTCGGCGGCACCAAGGCCACAGCCGGCGGGGATAAGAAGAAGACCGAGGAGTCGGGCCGGGTGAAGATGACCATCAGGCAGCAATAA
- the argB gene encoding acetylglutamate kinase — protein MKASIERAKVLIESLPYIQQFRHKTVVIKYGGHAMVDDNLKRQFALDVILLNHVGVNVVIVHGGGPQINRLLDRLEIKPSYVQGMRVTDGETMNVVEMVLVGRVNKDIVGLINHSGGKAVGLSGRDGDLVCATKMQVSAGKEQQTLADAPPELIDLGRVGKVTRINAEVLTTLKREDFIPVIAPVGVGEDGQALNINADLVAGAIAGALKAEKLILLTDVEGVKDKQGNLLRSLRQEELDPLIADGTIAGGMIPKVNCCRDALRQGVHKTYIVDGRLEHAILLEMFTHEGVGTEIV, from the coding sequence ATGAAAGCAAGTATCGAGCGGGCCAAGGTTCTTATCGAATCGCTGCCCTACATCCAGCAGTTCCGCCACAAGACGGTGGTCATCAAATACGGCGGCCATGCCATGGTCGACGACAACCTGAAACGCCAATTCGCCCTGGACGTGATCCTGCTCAACCATGTGGGGGTCAACGTGGTCATCGTCCATGGCGGCGGCCCACAGATCAACCGGCTGCTCGATCGGCTGGAGATCAAGCCCAGCTACGTCCAGGGGATGCGGGTGACCGACGGCGAGACCATGAATGTGGTGGAGATGGTGCTGGTGGGCCGGGTCAACAAGGACATCGTCGGGCTGATCAACCACAGCGGCGGCAAGGCGGTCGGTCTGTCCGGCCGCGACGGCGATCTGGTCTGCGCGACGAAGATGCAGGTCAGCGCCGGCAAGGAGCAGCAGACGCTGGCCGATGCCCCGCCGGAATTGATCGACCTGGGCCGGGTCGGCAAGGTGACCCGGATCAATGCCGAGGTCCTGACCACCCTCAAGCGCGAGGATTTTATCCCGGTCATCGCCCCGGTCGGGGTCGGGGAGGACGGCCAGGCCCTGAACATCAACGCCGACCTGGTGGCCGGCGCGATCGCCGGCGCCCTGAAGGCGGAAAAGCTGATCCTGCTCACCGATGTGGAGGGGGTCAAGGACAAGCAGGGCAACCTGCTGCGCTCGCTGCGCCAGGAGGAACTCGACCCGCTGATCGCCGACGGCACCATCGCCGGCGGTATGATCCCCAAGGTCAACTGCTGCCGTGATGCCCTGCGGCAAGGCGTGCACAAGACCTATATCGTCGATGGCCGGCTGGAGCACGCCATCCTGTTGGAAATGTTCACCCACGAGGGTGTGGGAACGGAGATCGTCTGA
- a CDS encoding acetylornithine transaminase codes for MKSLNAGIKERADRVFCNTYARYPAAMVSGTGCRLTDADGKEYLDFLSGIAVCGLGHCHPRVTEAICRQAATLVHVSNLYYTEPQTKLAEMLVANSFAERVFLANSGAEANEAAIKLARIAAGEGRYEIISLAGSFHGRTLATVAATGQPKFHKGFEPLPAGFVHVPFGDIGALEEAVTERTCAVLCEPLQGEGGVRPLAGEYLRAIRELCDRRGLLLIFDEVQTGMGRTGTLFAHQQLGITPDIMSVAKALGNGLPIGAILTTEKIAAAFVPGTHASTFGGNPVTAAAAVAVLETMLADGFLAGVRARGDYFRHRLGELVQRFPSLCAEVRGLGLINGLVLTEAGVAHGGTIVTTLFDQGFLINFAGNVALRFVPPLIVEEAEIDQVVEALAAVLAGLA; via the coding sequence ATGAAGAGTTTGAATGCTGGAATCAAAGAGCGGGCGGACCGGGTCTTCTGCAACACCTATGCGCGCTACCCGGCGGCCATGGTCTCGGGCACTGGGTGCCGGCTGACCGACGCCGACGGCAAAGAGTATCTTGATTTTCTGTCGGGCATCGCCGTCTGCGGGCTGGGCCACTGCCACCCCCGGGTCACCGAGGCGATCTGCCGGCAGGCGGCCACGCTGGTGCACGTCTCCAACCTCTATTACACCGAGCCGCAGACCAAACTTGCCGAGATGCTGGTGGCCAACAGCTTCGCCGAACGGGTCTTTCTCGCCAACAGCGGCGCCGAGGCCAACGAGGCTGCCATCAAGCTGGCGCGCATCGCCGCCGGTGAAGGACGCTACGAGATCATCTCGCTTGCCGGCTCGTTTCACGGCCGCACGCTGGCCACCGTGGCCGCCACCGGTCAGCCCAAATTCCACAAAGGTTTCGAGCCGTTGCCGGCGGGCTTTGTGCACGTGCCATTCGGCGACATCGGGGCCCTGGAGGAAGCCGTCACCGAGCGGACTTGCGCCGTGCTCTGCGAGCCGCTGCAAGGCGAGGGCGGGGTACGGCCGCTGGCCGGGGAGTACCTGCGGGCGATTCGGGAGTTGTGCGACCGCCGGGGGCTGCTGCTGATCTTCGACGAGGTGCAGACCGGCATGGGCCGCACCGGAACCCTTTTTGCCCATCAGCAGCTGGGCATTACCCCGGACATCATGAGCGTCGCCAAGGCCCTGGGCAACGGGCTGCCGATCGGGGCGATACTGACCACCGAAAAAATCGCCGCGGCCTTCGTACCGGGGACCCATGCCTCCACCTTCGGCGGCAACCCGGTGACGGCCGCCGCGGCGGTGGCCGTGCTGGAGACGATGCTGGCCGACGGGTTTCTTGCCGGGGTCCGCGCCCGGGGCGACTATTTCCGGCACCGTCTTGGCGAGCTGGTGCAGCGTTTCCCCTCGCTGTGCGCCGAGGTCCGGGGCCTCGGCCTGATCAACGGGCTGGTGCTGACCGAGGCCGGCGTTGCCCATGGCGGGACGATAGTCACGACGCTGTTCGACCAGGGATTCCTCATTAATTTCGCCGGTAACGTGGCGCTTCGGTTCGTGCCGCCGCTGATCGTCGAGGAGGCCGAGATCGACCAGGTGGTCGAGGCGTTGGCCGCGGTGCTTGCCGGTCTGGCCTGA
- the argF gene encoding ornithine carbamoyltransferase, producing MTKHLLSLGDFSKDELVGFVNRALEMKRQRQAGEQHTSLAGKIIGLVFEKPSTRTRVSFEAAMYGLGGQVIFLSARDTQLARSEPLKDMARVMSRYVNGMVVRTFGQDVVEELARYATVPVINALTDLHHPCQVLSDIMTVIEQKGAIENLKVAWVGDGNNMANSWIQAAARIGFALTLACPEGYEPNRELMTAALGEASKPITLLRDPAEAVRDAAVVNVDVWASMGQEEQQQERLQRFSAYQLNAALLSGAAPGAIVLHCLPAHRGEEITDEVLEAHQAVIFDQAENKMHMHKAILEKLLG from the coding sequence ATGACCAAACATCTCTTGTCGTTGGGGGACTTCAGCAAGGACGAACTGGTCGGTTTCGTCAACCGGGCCCTGGAAATGAAACGGCAGCGCCAGGCCGGCGAACAACACACCAGCCTGGCCGGCAAAATCATCGGCCTGGTCTTCGAAAAACCGTCGACCCGCACCCGGGTATCCTTCGAGGCTGCCATGTATGGGCTCGGCGGCCAGGTCATCTTCCTCTCCGCGCGGGACACGCAGTTGGCTCGTTCCGAGCCGCTCAAGGATATGGCGCGGGTCATGTCGCGCTACGTGAACGGCATGGTGGTGCGCACCTTCGGCCAGGACGTGGTCGAGGAACTGGCCCGCTACGCCACGGTGCCGGTGATCAACGCCCTGACCGACCTGCACCACCCCTGCCAGGTCCTCAGCGACATCATGACGGTGATCGAGCAAAAAGGGGCGATCGAGAACCTCAAGGTGGCCTGGGTCGGCGACGGCAACAACATGGCCAACTCCTGGATCCAGGCAGCGGCCCGGATCGGTTTCGCGCTGACGCTGGCCTGCCCGGAAGGCTACGAACCGAACCGCGAGCTGATGACGGCGGCGCTCGGCGAGGCGAGCAAGCCGATCACCCTGCTGCGTGATCCGGCCGAAGCAGTCCGTGATGCCGCAGTGGTCAACGTCGATGTCTGGGCCTCCATGGGACAGGAAGAACAGCAGCAGGAGCGGCTGCAGCGCTTCTCCGCCTACCAGCTCAACGCCGCGCTGCTGAGCGGCGCGGCCCCCGGGGCCATCGTCCTGCACTGCCTGCCGGCGCATCGTGGCGAGGAGATCACCGACGAGGTGCTGGAGGCGCATCAGGCGGTGATCTTCGACCAGGCGGAAAACAAGATGCACATGCACAAGGCGATTTTGGAGAAACTGCTCGGCTGA